A region of Pseudomonas putida DNA encodes the following proteins:
- a CDS encoding dihydrodipicolinate synthase family protein, with translation MKFEGIYTPAITPLAADGSIDKAAFAEVLEYLVESNIHGVIIGGSTGEYYAHTAQERIELAAQAKDVLNGRLPLIIGTGAIRTEDSVAFAKHAKEIQADALLVGTPPYALPTQQEIALHVKAVDAAAGLPIMLYNYPGRMSVSMGEEFFDAVADVKNIVAIKESSGDMAQLHRLAIQRPNIQLSCGWDDQALEFFAWGAQSWVCAGSNFIPREHVALFEACVIEKDFAKGRRIMGAMMPLMDFLEGGKFVQSIKYGCALNGLSTGGVRKPLYDLDAAQKQELERVVTDLKRNIAQITGGA, from the coding sequence GTGAAATTCGAAGGCATCTACACCCCGGCAATCACTCCGCTGGCTGCGGACGGCTCGATCGACAAGGCGGCGTTCGCCGAAGTCCTCGAATACCTGGTCGAATCGAACATCCATGGCGTGATCATCGGTGGCTCCACCGGCGAGTACTACGCCCACACCGCGCAAGAGCGCATCGAGCTGGCGGCACAGGCCAAGGACGTACTCAATGGCCGCCTGCCGCTGATCATCGGCACCGGCGCGATCCGCACCGAAGATTCCGTGGCCTTCGCCAAGCACGCCAAGGAAATCCAGGCCGATGCGTTGTTGGTGGGGACGCCGCCGTACGCGCTGCCGACCCAACAGGAAATCGCCCTGCACGTCAAAGCGGTCGACGCCGCCGCCGGCCTGCCGATCATGCTCTACAACTACCCAGGCCGCATGAGCGTGAGCATGGGCGAAGAATTCTTCGACGCCGTGGCGGATGTGAAAAACATCGTCGCCATCAAGGAGAGCTCTGGCGACATGGCCCAGCTGCACCGTCTGGCCATCCAGCGCCCGAACATCCAGCTGTCGTGCGGCTGGGACGACCAGGCCCTGGAGTTCTTCGCCTGGGGCGCCCAGAGCTGGGTCTGCGCCGGTTCCAATTTCATCCCGCGTGAGCACGTTGCCCTGTTCGAAGCCTGCGTGATCGAGAAGGACTTCGCCAAAGGCCGCCGCATCATGGGCGCCATGATGCCGCTGATGGACTTCCTCGAAGGTGGCAAATTCGTCCAGTCGATCAAGTACGGCTGCGCGCTGAACGGCCTGAGCACCGGTGGCGTGCGCAAGCCGCTGTACGACTTGGATGCTGCCCAGAAGCAGGAACTCGAGCGCGTAGTCACTGATCTCAAGCGCAACATCGCCCAGATCACCGGAGGTGCCTGA
- a CDS encoding S9 family peptidase, whose protein sequence is MPTKPHPPIARADQAADPYAWLQQRDTPEVLEYLQAENSYQEACLADQAPLRETLFEEIKGRILETDLSLPSPWGPYLYYTRTTAGDEYPRHYRCPRPADDSNTVDESREQLLLDPNALANGGFLSLGAFNVSPDHRLLAYSLDTSGDEVYTLYVKDLGDDSVTALPFEDCDGSLTWANDSQTLFFAELDDTQRPWRLRRHTLGGSDAPTVFEEPDGRFFLHCYRTSSERQLVLLLNSKTTSEAWVLDAETPQLPFTCLAPRVEDHEYFPDHGQLDGQWHWFVRSNQDGINFALYHAPAERVPTRDRWQLLVPHSDKVMLEGLSLNASALTLSLREGGLPIIEVRPQGLPAYRVELPDAAYSLYVQDSLEFASTRVRLRYEALNRPAQVRQLELATGAQAVLKQTPVLGAFDADDYVSQRLWATAQDGTQVPISLVRRREDLGKTMPLYLYGYGAYGESLDPWFSHARLSLLQRGVAFAIAHVRGGGELGEAWYRAGKQAHKQNSFTDFIACAEHLIAEGVTTPERLAISGGSAGGLLMGAVLNLRPELFRCAIAEVPFVDVLNTMLDPELPLTVTEYDEWGNPAEPEVYERIKAYAPYENIKAQAYPAMLVVAGYNDSRVQYWEAAKWVARLRTRKTDDNLLLLKTEMGAGHGGMSGRYQGLKDVALEYAFVFGELGVI, encoded by the coding sequence ATGCCCACCAAGCCCCACCCCCCTATCGCCCGCGCAGACCAAGCCGCCGACCCCTACGCCTGGCTGCAACAGCGTGACACGCCCGAGGTGCTCGAATACCTGCAGGCCGAAAACAGCTACCAGGAGGCCTGCCTGGCCGACCAGGCGCCCCTGCGCGAAACGCTGTTCGAGGAGATCAAAGGCCGCATCCTGGAAACCGACCTGTCGCTGCCCTCGCCCTGGGGCCCGTACCTGTATTACACCCGCACCACTGCCGGCGACGAGTACCCACGCCACTACCGCTGCCCACGCCCGGCCGACGACTCCAACACGGTGGATGAAAGCCGCGAACAGCTGCTGCTCGACCCCAACGCACTGGCCAACGGCGGTTTCCTGTCGCTGGGTGCGTTCAACGTCAGCCCCGACCATCGCCTGCTGGCCTACAGCCTCGACACCAGCGGCGACGAGGTCTACACCCTGTACGTCAAAGACCTGGGCGACGACAGCGTCACCGCCCTGCCCTTCGAGGACTGCGACGGCAGCCTGACCTGGGCCAATGACAGCCAGACGCTGTTCTTCGCCGAACTCGATGACACCCAACGCCCTTGGCGCCTGCGTCGCCACACCTTGGGTGGCAGCGACGCGCCCACCGTGTTCGAAGAGCCCGATGGCCGCTTCTTCCTGCACTGCTACCGCACCAGCTCCGAACGCCAGTTGGTACTGTTGCTCAACAGCAAGACCACCAGCGAAGCCTGGGTACTCGATGCCGAAACGCCACAACTGCCGTTCACCTGCCTGGCGCCACGGGTTGAAGACCATGAGTACTTCCCCGACCACGGCCAGCTCGATGGCCAATGGCACTGGTTTGTCCGCAGTAACCAGGACGGCATCAACTTCGCCCTTTACCACGCCCCGGCCGAGCGCGTGCCGACGCGTGATCGCTGGCAGCTGCTGGTACCGCACAGCGACAAGGTCATGCTCGAAGGCCTCAGCCTCAACGCAAGCGCCCTGACCTTGAGCCTGCGCGAAGGCGGCCTGCCAATCATCGAAGTACGCCCGCAGGGCCTGCCGGCCTACCGTGTCGAATTGCCGGATGCCGCCTACAGCCTGTACGTGCAGGACAGCCTGGAGTTCGCCAGCACCCGCGTGCGCCTGCGCTACGAAGCGCTCAACCGACCGGCCCAGGTGCGCCAGCTGGAGCTGGCCACGGGGGCGCAGGCGGTGCTCAAGCAAACCCCGGTGCTGGGTGCGTTCGATGCCGACGACTATGTCAGCCAGCGCCTGTGGGCTACCGCCCAGGACGGCACCCAGGTACCGATCAGCCTGGTGCGCCGCCGCGAAGACCTGGGCAAGACCATGCCGCTGTACCTGTATGGCTACGGCGCCTATGGCGAAAGCCTCGACCCGTGGTTCTCGCATGCCCGCCTGAGCCTGCTGCAACGCGGCGTGGCCTTCGCCATTGCCCACGTGCGCGGTGGCGGCGAGCTGGGTGAGGCCTGGTACCGGGCCGGCAAGCAGGCGCACAAGCAAAACAGTTTCACCGACTTCATTGCCTGTGCCGAGCACCTGATCGCCGAAGGCGTGACCACGCCTGAGCGCCTGGCCATCAGCGGCGGCAGCGCTGGCGGGTTGCTGATGGGGGCGGTGCTCAACTTGCGCCCCGAGCTGTTCCGCTGCGCGATTGCCGAAGTGCCGTTTGTCGACGTGCTCAACACCATGCTCGACCCGGAACTGCCGCTGACCGTCACCGAGTACGACGAATGGGGCAACCCGGCAGAGCCCGAGGTGTATGAGCGCATCAAGGCCTACGCCCCGTACGAGAACATCAAGGCCCAGGCTTACCCGGCCATGCTGGTGGTGGCCGGCTACAACGACAGCCGCGTGCAGTATTGGGAGGCCGCCAAGTGGGTCGCTCGCCTGCGCACACGCAAGACCGATGACAACCTGCTGCTGCTCAAGACAGAAATGGGCGCTGGGCACGGCGGCATGAGTGGGCGGTACCAGGGGCTCAAGGATGTGGCGCTGGAGTATGCCTTCGTGTTTGGTGAGCTGGGTGTGATCTGA
- a CDS encoding DUF2892 domain-containing protein, which produces MLDIHTAAASPEHNVQGLERVGSLAGGALMFSKGLRHGGLVGLLQMVVGGLAVARGVSGHCSTKAWWQRHRQEYNRLRADIEQSAAQLQALKASAKAATRGVTVTGKDPLTGL; this is translated from the coding sequence ATGCTCGATATCCATACCGCTGCGGCATCGCCGGAGCACAATGTTCAGGGTCTGGAAAGGGTCGGCTCGCTGGCCGGCGGGGCACTGATGTTCAGCAAGGGGCTGCGTCATGGTGGCCTGGTCGGGCTGTTGCAGATGGTGGTGGGCGGCCTGGCGGTTGCGCGCGGGGTCAGCGGGCATTGCTCGACCAAGGCCTGGTGGCAGCGCCATCGTCAGGAATACAACCGGTTGCGCGCGGACATCGAACAGAGTGCTGCGCAGTTGCAGGCGTTGAAGGCGAGTGCCAAGGCGGCTACCCGAGGGGTGACGGTGACGGGGAAGGATCCGCTGACTGGCCTTTGA
- a CDS encoding YajD family HNH nuclease, with protein MSSASTSAATARLDRILADAKRDKEMGYRDKALKMYPHVCGRCAREFAGKRLSELTVHHRDHNHDNNPQDGSNWELLCLYCHDNEHSRYTDQQYFSEGSTSTPSIAKATHNPFAGLAGLLKKD; from the coding sequence ATGAGCTCGGCCTCTACCTCCGCCGCCACCGCGCGCCTCGACCGCATCCTTGCCGACGCCAAGCGCGACAAAGAGATGGGCTACCGCGACAAGGCCCTGAAGATGTACCCGCACGTGTGTGGCCGCTGCGCCCGCGAGTTTGCCGGCAAGCGCCTGAGCGAGCTGACCGTGCACCACCGTGACCACAACCACGACAACAACCCGCAGGACGGTTCGAACTGGGAGTTGCTGTGCCTGTATTGCCACGACAACGAGCACTCGCGCTACACCGACCAGCAGTATTTCAGTGAAGGCTCGACCAGCACCCCGAGCATCGCCAAGGCCACCCACAACCCGTTTGCCGGGCTGGCTGGCCTGCTGAAAAAAGACTGA
- a CDS encoding RNA methyltransferase: MANKRYSCIGLFNPKSAENVGSVMRAAGCYGVNSVFYTGKRYERARDFVTDTKRVHYDIPLIGIDDLQRIIPLGCTPVAVELVDGARPLPEYTHPDRAIYIFGPEDGSLDADVRGWCEETIYIPTQGCMNLAATVNVVLYDRMAKGLNTRSGPKFK, from the coding sequence GTGGCAAACAAACGATACAGCTGCATCGGCCTGTTCAACCCCAAGTCGGCGGAAAACGTCGGCTCGGTGATGCGCGCAGCGGGTTGCTATGGCGTCAACTCGGTGTTTTACACCGGCAAACGGTATGAGCGCGCCCGCGACTTCGTCACCGACACCAAACGTGTGCACTACGACATCCCGCTGATCGGCATCGACGACCTGCAACGCATCATCCCACTGGGCTGCACGCCCGTGGCGGTGGAGCTGGTCGACGGCGCACGGCCGCTGCCCGAGTACACCCACCCTGATCGGGCCATCTACATCTTCGGGCCCGAAGATGGCAGCCTGGATGCCGATGTAAGGGGGTGGTGTGAAGAGACCATCTACATCCCGACCCAGGGCTGCATGAACCTGGCGGCGACGGTGAATGTGGTGCTGTATGACCGGATGGCCAAAGGGCTGAATACCCGGTCGGGGCCCAAGTTCAAGTAA
- a CDS encoding MFS transporter, which yields MTENDYTLAWGLYALAALGCLLVGFKLTGWMWRWLREPLRVILAVLLLTPTIVDPVKDSFAPAIAITALDVAFKVGNNAWRAVSDFAMYGMIAFGLYFIFVLLRWPLEKRARERREQAEAAAKRQAAEDDDVRGGAPLVAERRDRYRNDPPAAPAGGGRVEPRL from the coding sequence ATGACCGAGAACGACTATACCCTCGCCTGGGGCCTTTACGCCTTAGCCGCCCTGGGCTGCCTGTTGGTGGGCTTCAAGCTTACCGGCTGGATGTGGCGCTGGCTGCGCGAACCGCTGCGGGTGATCCTGGCGGTGCTGCTGCTGACCCCGACCATCGTCGACCCGGTCAAGGACAGCTTTGCGCCGGCCATCGCCATCACCGCCCTGGACGTGGCCTTCAAGGTCGGCAACAACGCCTGGCGCGCGGTGTCCGATTTTGCCATGTACGGCATGATCGCCTTTGGCCTCTATTTCATTTTCGTCCTGTTGCGCTGGCCGCTGGAAAAGCGTGCCCGCGAGCGTCGCGAGCAGGCTGAAGCCGCCGCCAAGCGCCAGGCCGCCGAAGATGACGACGTCCGGGGCGGCGCCCCGTTGGTGGCCGAGCGCCGCGACCGTTACCGCAACGATCCCCCTGCCGCGCCTGCCGGCGGCGGTCGGGTCGAGCCTCGCCTGTAA
- a CDS encoding aldehyde dehydrogenase, which produces MAQLLSKAQYAAIAADLQLRNQAFIDGEFRDAVSGRTFVTTNPATGKQLAEVAACDVQDVDIAVAAAKRVFEDGSWSKLQPGERKHILLKFAQLLEDNSHELAVLEALDSGKPVSECQNVDVPETIHTIRWHAELIDKIYDATAPTGNAAVTMVVREAIGVVGLVLPWNFPLLMLAWKIAPSLAAGCSIVVKPAKETTLSALRVAELAHQAGVPAGVFNLVPGGGREVGEAIGRHMDIPMVSFTGSTDTGRLFLKYAAESNLKRIVLELGGKNPAVVMNDCEDLDEVAQFVTAGAFWNMGENCSASSRLIVHKDVKDELLTLIGKHLKEWKLGDPLDPENRLGAMVSKSHFEKVKSYLEYAADQKLNVVQGGETEQGVFVQPTIVDGVPRDNKLFVEEIFGPVLSVTSFETIDEAIELANDTIYGLAASAYTGSLRNALRLSREIRAGVVTVNCFGEGDASTPFGGYKESGFGGRDKSIWAHDQYTELKTIWINAS; this is translated from the coding sequence ATGGCCCAATTGCTGAGCAAGGCACAGTACGCGGCCATCGCCGCCGACCTGCAACTGCGTAACCAGGCGTTCATCGACGGTGAGTTTCGCGATGCCGTCTCCGGCCGCACGTTCGTCACCACCAACCCGGCCACCGGCAAGCAGCTGGCCGAAGTCGCCGCCTGCGATGTGCAGGATGTCGACATTGCTGTGGCAGCGGCCAAGCGCGTGTTCGAAGACGGATCCTGGTCAAAACTGCAACCCGGTGAGCGCAAGCACATTCTGCTGAAGTTCGCCCAATTGCTGGAGGACAACAGCCACGAGCTGGCGGTGCTGGAAGCGCTGGACAGCGGCAAGCCGGTTAGCGAATGCCAGAACGTCGACGTGCCGGAAACCATCCACACGATCCGCTGGCACGCCGAGCTGATCGACAAGATCTACGACGCCACTGCCCCGACCGGCAACGCGGCCGTGACCATGGTGGTGCGTGAAGCCATCGGTGTGGTCGGCCTGGTGCTGCCGTGGAACTTCCCGCTGCTGATGCTGGCCTGGAAGATTGCCCCATCGCTGGCCGCCGGTTGCTCGATCGTGGTCAAGCCCGCCAAGGAAACCACCCTCAGCGCCCTGCGGGTGGCCGAGCTGGCCCACCAGGCAGGCGTACCGGCAGGTGTGTTCAACCTGGTGCCAGGTGGTGGCCGGGAGGTGGGCGAGGCCATCGGCCGCCACATGGACATCCCGATGGTCAGCTTCACAGGCTCCACCGACACCGGTCGGTTGTTCCTGAAATACGCGGCCGAGTCCAACCTCAAGCGCATCGTCCTGGAGCTGGGTGGCAAGAACCCGGCCGTGGTCATGAACGACTGCGAGGACCTGGACGAAGTGGCCCAGTTCGTCACCGCCGGTGCGTTCTGGAACATGGGCGAAAACTGCTCGGCGTCCTCGCGCCTGATCGTGCACAAGGACGTCAAGGACGAGCTGCTGACGCTGATCGGCAAGCACCTCAAGGAGTGGAAGCTGGGCGACCCACTCGACCCGGAAAACCGCCTGGGCGCGATGGTCAGCAAGTCGCACTTCGAGAAAGTGAAGTCCTACCTGGAGTATGCCGCCGATCAGAAGCTCAACGTGGTGCAGGGCGGTGAGACCGAGCAGGGCGTGTTCGTGCAGCCGACGATCGTCGATGGCGTGCCCCGGGACAACAAGCTGTTCGTCGAGGAAATCTTCGGGCCGGTGCTGAGCGTGACCAGCTTCGAGACCATCGACGAAGCGATCGAGCTGGCCAACGACACCATTTACGGCCTGGCCGCCTCGGCCTACACCGGCAGCTTGCGCAACGCTTTGCGCCTGTCGCGTGAAATTCGTGCGGGTGTGGTGACGGTCAACTGCTTTGGTGAGGGCGATGCGTCCACGCCCTTTGGCGGCTACAAAGAGTCTGGCTTTGGTGGGCGCGACAAGTCCATATGGGCTCATGACCAGTACACGGAGCTGAAAACCATCTGGATCAACGCTTCGTGA
- a CDS encoding GntR family transcriptional regulator, whose protein sequence is MKATVQPISEEAPQDRKAVLAEALRRRILSMELAPGAVVDELALCDEFGLSRPPVRELLRQIAAEGYIELEANRAPRVAAMNHDSLHSFFVAAPLIYIATTQLAATYASAAEIEALKAIQAQFRQAIEDRDVENRVVHNDAFHLEIGKMAHNDYLMPSLRRLLIDHARLGKIFYRHPTTDDMQQDLETACDQHDQMIDAIERRDPERAGQLVREHFELSRRRMAEYAAPQGLDVPIQL, encoded by the coding sequence ATGAAAGCCACCGTTCAACCCATCAGCGAAGAAGCGCCGCAGGACCGCAAGGCCGTCCTCGCCGAAGCGCTGCGCCGCCGGATCCTCAGCATGGAGCTGGCCCCAGGCGCTGTGGTGGACGAGTTGGCCCTGTGCGATGAGTTCGGCCTGTCGCGCCCACCGGTACGTGAGCTGCTGCGCCAGATTGCTGCCGAAGGCTATATCGAGCTTGAGGCCAACCGCGCGCCACGGGTTGCCGCGATGAACCACGATTCGCTGCACAGCTTCTTCGTCGCCGCGCCGCTTATCTATATTGCCACCACCCAGTTGGCCGCCACCTACGCCAGCGCTGCGGAAATCGAGGCGCTCAAGGCTATCCAGGCACAGTTCCGCCAAGCCATCGAAGACCGCGACGTGGAAAACCGGGTCGTCCACAACGATGCCTTCCACCTGGAAATCGGCAAGATGGCGCACAACGACTACCTGATGCCGAGCCTGCGCCGTCTGCTCATCGACCATGCCCGCCTGGGCAAGATTTTTTATCGCCACCCGACCACCGATGACATGCAGCAGGACCTTGAAACCGCCTGCGATCAGCACGACCAGATGATCGATGCCATCGAACGCCGCGACCCAGAGCGTGCCGGGCAACTGGTGCGCGAACACTTCGAGCTGTCACGTCGACGCATGGCCGAGTACGCCGCACCTCAAGGGCTGGATGTGCCGATACAGCTATGA
- a CDS encoding MFS transporter, with translation MTSPNISIEDVPINRFHQLLTLRSGGGSFVDGYVLSIIGVAMVQMSAGLSLDSFWQGMIAASALIGIFFGGFFGGWLTDRFGRKRVFFVGPTLFILSSIAQFWVESALALFLLRFAIGIAVGIEYPVATSLLVEFLPKKHRGPRLATLTVLWFAGAATAYMVGEAILRHGGDDAWRLVLASAAVIGALLFAIRLGTPESPRWLISKGRLAEAEQVIKRVYGTGFSLRNLPEEPKARKLSFFSLLHSGYGKRMLFVTLFWTCSVIPVFAVYAFAPKVLGALNLKGDWASIGSVAITFLFVVGCLIGTRLLNTLGRRTTLLHSFFWSGLALLGLAAFSHGNEMLILVLFGAYAVFIGGAQVLQLVYPNELFPTEIRAGAVGVGTSMSRVGAAVGTWLVPIALDNYGIGATMYAAAAVTFVGLAISVALAPETRSLNLQQAASLS, from the coding sequence ATGACAAGTCCGAATATTTCGATTGAAGATGTACCGATCAACCGTTTTCACCAGTTGCTGACCCTGCGCTCTGGTGGCGGCTCGTTCGTCGATGGCTATGTGTTGAGCATCATCGGCGTGGCAATGGTGCAAATGTCCGCAGGCCTGAGCCTGGACAGTTTCTGGCAGGGCATGATCGCCGCTTCGGCGCTGATTGGCATTTTCTTCGGCGGCTTTTTCGGCGGTTGGCTGACCGACCGCTTTGGTCGCAAGCGTGTGTTCTTCGTAGGCCCGACCCTGTTCATCCTGTCTTCAATTGCCCAGTTCTGGGTGGAGTCGGCGCTGGCCTTGTTCCTGTTGCGTTTTGCCATCGGCATCGCGGTGGGCATCGAGTACCCGGTGGCCACCTCGCTGCTGGTGGAGTTCCTGCCCAAGAAGCACCGCGGCCCGCGCCTGGCCACCCTGACGGTGCTGTGGTTTGCCGGCGCCGCTACCGCCTACATGGTGGGGGAGGCGATCCTGCGCCACGGTGGCGATGATGCCTGGCGCCTGGTATTGGCCAGTGCGGCGGTGATCGGCGCGCTGCTGTTCGCCATTCGCCTGGGTACCCCAGAGTCGCCGCGCTGGCTGATCAGCAAGGGCCGCTTGGCCGAGGCCGAGCAGGTGATCAAGCGGGTCTATGGCACGGGTTTCTCGCTGCGCAACCTGCCGGAAGAACCCAAGGCCCGCAAGCTGTCGTTTTTCAGCCTGCTGCACTCCGGCTACGGCAAGCGCATGCTGTTCGTCACCCTGTTCTGGACCTGCTCGGTGATCCCGGTGTTCGCCGTGTACGCCTTTGCCCCGAAGGTGCTGGGTGCGCTTAACCTGAAGGGCGACTGGGCGTCGATTGGTTCGGTCGCCATCACCTTCCTGTTCGTGGTCGGTTGCTTGATCGGCACTCGCCTGCTCAACACCCTTGGCCGGCGCACCACGCTGCTGCACAGCTTCTTCTGGTCGGGGCTGGCGCTTCTGGGCCTGGCGGCGTTCAGCCATGGCAACGAGATGCTCATCCTGGTGCTGTTCGGTGCCTATGCCGTGTTCATCGGCGGTGCCCAGGTATTGCAGTTGGTCTACCCCAACGAGTTGTTCCCCACCGAAATCCGTGCCGGCGCCGTGGGCGTGGGCACCTCCATGTCGCGGGTCGGTGCCGCTGTCGGTACCTGGCTGGTACCCATCGCCCTCGACAACTATGGCATCGGCGCAACCATGTATGCCGCCGCCGCCGTCACCTTTGTCGGCCTGGCCATCTCCGTGGCCCTGGCCCCGGAAACCCGTTCACTGAACCTGCAGCAAGCGGCTTCGCTGAGCTGA
- a CDS encoding class II glutamine amidotransferase yields MCELLGMSANVPTDIVFSFTGLMQRGGRTGPHRDGWGIGFYEGRGLRLFQDPAASSESEVANLVQRYPIKSEVVIGHIRQANVGKVCLSNTHPFVREMWGRNWCFAHNGQLGDFKGEATFYRPVGDTDSEAAFCDLLNRIRAAFPEPVAVEQLLPVLVEACAGYRGKGVFNCMLSDGDWLFCFCSTKLVHITRRAPFGAARLKDVDLIVDFHTETTPNDVVTVIATEALTENETWQRYAPGQWALWRHGECVSQGQS; encoded by the coding sequence ATGTGCGAACTGCTGGGCATGAGTGCCAACGTCCCCACCGACATCGTTTTCAGCTTCACCGGCCTGATGCAGCGTGGCGGCCGCACCGGCCCGCACCGTGATGGCTGGGGCATCGGCTTCTATGAAGGCCGCGGCCTGCGCCTGTTCCAGGACCCGGCGGCGAGCAGCGAGTCGGAAGTGGCTAACCTGGTACAGCGTTACCCAATCAAGAGCGAAGTGGTCATCGGCCACATTCGCCAGGCCAACGTCGGCAAGGTGTGCCTGTCCAACACCCACCCGTTTGTCCGCGAGATGTGGGGCCGCAACTGGTGCTTTGCGCACAACGGGCAGTTGGGCGACTTCAAGGGTGAAGCCACCTTCTACCGACCGGTGGGCGATACCGACAGCGAGGCGGCCTTCTGCGACCTGCTCAACCGCATCCGTGCGGCCTTCCCCGAGCCGGTCGCAGTGGAACAGCTGTTGCCGGTGCTGGTCGAAGCCTGTGCCGGTTACCGTGGCAAGGGCGTGTTCAATTGCATGCTCAGCGACGGCGACTGGCTGTTCTGCTTCTGCTCGACCAAGTTGGTGCACATTACCCGCCGCGCCCCTTTTGGCGCGGCACGCTTAAAGGATGTCGACCTGATCGTCGATTTTCACACCGAAACGACCCCCAATGACGTAGTCACGGTGATTGCCACCGAGGCCCTGACCGAGAACGAGACCTGGCAGCGTTATGCACCGGGTCAGTGGGCCTTGTGGCGGCACGGAGAGTGCGTTTCGCAAGGCCAGAGCTAA
- a CDS encoding NAD(P)/FAD-dependent oxidoreductase yields the protein MTRISSLPADDATCGWYHLSTPRTPRPAHSGHSQARWVVVGAGFTGLAAARQLATNFPHDEIVLVEAQEVGFGTSGRNAGFAIDLPHDIGAEDYIGDIDTAKTVLKLNLGGQSYLKQLIERHGIECQFRHCGKYQAAVEDRGIAVLDAYRRGLDKLGQPYEVIEGRDLPEHIGTHFYRKGLFTPGTALLQPSALVKGLADSLPSNVSLYENTPITDVEYGAKVVLRHAKGSITADKLVLTTNAFGMSFGFLKGRMLPVFTYGSITRPLTEDEQARLGGKPYWGVIPADPFGTTLRRTVDNRLLVRNSFSYNPDGRSNRKYLDRFVQRHRESFARRFPMLPDVNFEYTWGGALALSRNHMGFFGQLAPNVFGALCCNGLGVTRGTVTGQLLADWLAGDKNELIEFLLNAPGPCANPPQPLVSLGLNANLMWGQLRAGKES from the coding sequence ATGACAAGAATAAGTTCGTTACCTGCCGATGATGCCACCTGTGGTTGGTATCACCTGAGTACACCGCGCACGCCACGGCCGGCCCACAGTGGCCACAGCCAGGCGCGCTGGGTGGTGGTCGGCGCCGGCTTCACCGGGCTGGCCGCTGCGCGTCAGCTGGCAACGAACTTTCCGCATGACGAAATCGTGCTGGTCGAGGCGCAGGAGGTCGGTTTCGGCACCTCCGGGCGCAACGCCGGTTTTGCCATCGACCTGCCCCATGACATCGGCGCCGAGGACTATATCGGCGACATCGATACCGCCAAGACCGTGCTCAAGCTCAACCTGGGCGGGCAGTCGTACCTCAAGCAGCTGATCGAGCGCCATGGCATCGAGTGCCAGTTCCGTCACTGCGGCAAATACCAGGCAGCTGTCGAGGATCGCGGCATTGCCGTGCTCGATGCCTACCGTCGAGGCTTGGACAAGCTCGGCCAGCCCTATGAAGTGATCGAAGGTCGCGACCTGCCCGAGCACATCGGCACGCACTTCTACCGCAAGGGCTTGTTCACGCCGGGTACTGCTTTGCTGCAGCCCTCGGCACTGGTCAAAGGCCTGGCCGACAGCCTGCCGAGCAACGTCTCACTGTACGAAAATACGCCGATCACTGACGTCGAGTACGGTGCCAAAGTGGTGCTGCGCCACGCCAAGGGTTCGATCACGGCCGATAAGCTGGTGCTCACCACCAATGCCTTCGGCATGAGCTTCGGCTTCCTCAAGGGCCGCATGCTGCCCGTGTTCACCTATGGCAGCATCACCCGCCCGTTGACCGAAGACGAACAGGCACGCCTGGGTGGCAAACCGTACTGGGGGGTGATCCCCGCCGACCCATTTGGTACCACCTTGCGGCGCACCGTCGACAACCGCCTGCTGGTGCGCAACAGCTTCAGCTACAACCCGGACGGGCGCAGCAACCGCAAGTACCTGGATCGCTTCGTTCAACGCCACCGCGAATCGTTTGCCCGGCGCTTCCCGATGTTGCCCGACGTGAACTTCGAATACACCTGGGGCGGTGCCCTGGCGTTGTCGCGCAATCACATGGGGTTCTTCGGCCAGTTGGCGCCCAATGTGTTCGGCGCACTGTGCTGTAACGGCCTGGGTGTTACCCGTGGCACGGTCACCGGGCAGTTGCTGGCCGACTGGCTCGCTGGCGACAAGAACGAACTTATCGAGTTTCTGCTCAATGCTCCCGGGCCTTGTGCGAACCCTCCGCAGCCCTTGGTATCCCTGGGCTTGAACGCCAACTTGATGTGGGGGCAATTGCGCGCGGGCAAAGAAAGCTGA